The proteins below come from a single Gemmatimonadota bacterium genomic window:
- a CDS encoding carboxypeptidase regulatory-like domain-containing protein, whose protein sequence is MAFILRTIRLVVPALLLAVASAGAQQKSTRPAAPPPPRPVRAPLGMIDGTVTDTNLVPIPMADVTVLRTTARVATDNRGRFKLLGVPAGQYLIIVRRLGYRPLSGIIDVPQGDTIRLAYQLDRVAQTLGAVTITEQRHSLRLMDFELRAKAGVGEFLTQADIDKRASIQLSDILKFSKTMSITNDNTSGHLVALSRREGGSLVGAGAGYCPMQIMLDGVPLPSGFPMELLPSPRDVAGVEIYSGPATVPMQFGGQDKRCGMVLVWTKDGY, encoded by the coding sequence ATGGCATTCATACTTCGAACGATTCGGCTGGTCGTGCCAGCGCTGCTCCTGGCTGTTGCGTCGGCAGGCGCGCAGCAGAAGAGCACGCGACCGGCGGCTCCGCCTCCACCGCGGCCGGTGCGCGCGCCGCTTGGGATGATCGACGGGACGGTGACGGATACCAATCTCGTGCCGATTCCGATGGCCGACGTCACGGTGTTGCGCACGACGGCGCGCGTGGCCACGGACAATCGTGGGCGATTTAAGTTGCTTGGCGTGCCGGCTGGGCAGTATTTGATCATTGTGCGACGCTTAGGATACCGGCCGTTGTCGGGGATTATCGATGTGCCACAGGGCGACACGATTCGCCTGGCGTATCAACTGGACCGTGTGGCGCAGACCCTTGGGGCCGTGACCATCACGGAGCAGCGGCATTCGCTCCGGCTTATGGATTTTGAACTGCGCGCCAAGGCGGGCGTTGGAGAGTTCCTCACGCAGGCGGATATCGACAAGCGCGCGTCCATTCAACTGTCGGACATTCTGAAATTTTCCAAGACGATGTCGATCACGAACGACAACACGAGTGGGCATCTCGTGGCGTTGAGTCGTCGCGAAGGCGGGAGCTTGGTGGGCGCGGGTGCCGGCTACTGTCCGATGCAGATTATGCTCGACGGTGTGCCGTTGCCGAGCGGATTTCCAATGGAATTGTTGCCGTCGCCGCGTGATGTGGCGGGCGTGGAGATTTATTCAGGCCCAGCGACCGTGCCGATGCAGTTTGGCGGTCAGGATAAGCGTTGCGGTATGGTGCTCGTGTGGACGAAGGACGGGTACTAA
- a CDS encoding MFS transporter, whose translation MTNPESGPYASLRIPNFRLYIAGLLAFTMAIQIQGTVVGWQIYELTHNKLALGLIGLAEALPFIALSLYGGHVADRHDRRRIALMGLGVLTACAVLLLLLPTLYPHAPALVVRSIYGVIVLSGLARSFLQPARQALGAEIVPRELYGNSIPWRSGTWQLASVIGPALGGVLYAMGGTTLAYAVDVALTVIGALLVGAIRHRSTPAPQNDEGIAASLAVGVRFVFRERLLLAALSLDLFSVLFGGATALLPVFAAEILHVGPRGLGLLRAAPAIGAVVTSVWLAHRRPMARAGRVLLRAVALFGMCMIAFGLSRSVALSVAVLVVSGAADMVSVFIRSSLIQTLTPVHMLGRVSSVNSVFVGSSNEIGMFESGVTAQWLGTVPSVVLGGMATLVVVVVTAWRVPALRALRRVDQLTARP comes from the coding sequence GTGACGAATCCCGAGTCCGGCCCCTACGCCTCGCTGCGCATCCCCAACTTCCGGCTGTATATCGCCGGCTTGCTGGCGTTTACGATGGCGATCCAGATCCAGGGGACGGTGGTGGGCTGGCAGATCTACGAGCTCACGCACAACAAGCTGGCGCTGGGGTTGATTGGGTTAGCGGAGGCGCTGCCATTCATTGCCCTCTCGTTGTACGGCGGCCATGTGGCCGACCGTCATGATCGTCGTCGGATTGCGCTGATGGGGCTGGGTGTACTAACGGCATGTGCGGTGTTGTTGCTGTTGCTGCCAACGCTCTACCCGCACGCACCGGCCTTGGTGGTGCGATCGATTTACGGGGTGATTGTGCTGAGCGGGCTGGCGCGGAGTTTTCTGCAGCCGGCACGTCAGGCGTTGGGGGCGGAGATTGTGCCGCGCGAGCTGTATGGCAACTCCATTCCGTGGCGTAGCGGGACGTGGCAGCTGGCGTCGGTGATCGGGCCAGCGCTTGGTGGCGTGCTCTACGCGATGGGCGGGACGACGCTGGCGTACGCGGTTGATGTGGCGCTGACGGTGATTGGGGCGCTGTTAGTGGGCGCCATCCGTCACCGGTCGACGCCGGCGCCACAGAACGACGAAGGGATTGCTGCGAGCTTGGCGGTTGGTGTGCGATTTGTGTTCCGGGAGCGATTGCTGTTGGCGGCGCTGTCGCTCGATCTCTTCTCGGTGCTCTTTGGTGGCGCCACGGCACTGCTGCCGGTTTTTGCGGCGGAAATTCTCCATGTGGGGCCGCGCGGACTTGGGTTGTTGCGCGCCGCGCCGGCGATTGGGGCGGTGGTCACGTCGGTGTGGTTGGCGCACCGTCGCCCGATGGCGCGCGCGGGGCGCGTACTGCTACGTGCTGTTGCGCTGTTTGGGATGTGCATGATCGCGTTTGGCTTGTCACGCAGTGTGGCGCTCTCGGTGGCGGTGCTCGTGGTGAGTGGCGCGGCTGATATGGTGAGTGTGTTTATTCGCTCGTCGTTGATTCAGACGCTGACGCCGGTGCACATGCTGGGGCGGGTGAGTTCGGTGAACTCGGTGTTCGTCGGCTCTTCAAACGAGATTGGCATGTTTGAGTCGGGGGTCACCGCGCAGTGGTTGGGCACGGTGCCGAGTGTGGTCCTCGGCGGCATGGCCACGCTGGTGGTCGTGGTGGTGACCGCGTGGCGGGTGCCCGCGCTTCGTGCCCTCCGGCGGGTAGATCAGCTGACGGCGCGACCATAG
- a CDS encoding putative zinc-binding metallopeptidase: MPYSNLRFRHRLPWANWSTERLLQLRLRDLGLSIEGTWIEDCVNELYAELDARDIKLHPHVWLSDEWFSPGNVPGFAIPFYLTHPRLMKLERQQLLEVEGGTVGECMQIMRHECGHAVQHAFQLHRRREWQRLFGRSSTPYPESYRPNPASKKYVQHLRRWYAQSHPDEDFAETFAVWLRPRSDWRKRYVGWPALKKLQYVDTLMQEIADVTPAIRTRAHIDSIRSMPRTLFEHYTYRRALYSVEYPNTYDEDLRRLFSNAPRHLSYETAASFLRRHRRDIRRVVAKWTGEYQFTLDAVLGDMIGRCRELRLRAAGRDRQLLMDFMVLLTARTMEFIANHGRRDWIAV; the protein is encoded by the coding sequence ATGCCCTACTCCAACCTCCGGTTCCGCCACCGCCTGCCGTGGGCCAACTGGTCCACCGAGCGCCTCCTGCAGCTTCGCCTGCGGGACCTCGGCCTTTCCATTGAAGGCACCTGGATCGAAGACTGCGTCAACGAGCTCTACGCCGAACTCGACGCGCGCGACATCAAGCTCCATCCGCATGTGTGGCTCTCGGACGAATGGTTCTCACCCGGCAATGTGCCAGGGTTTGCCATTCCCTTCTATCTCACGCACCCGCGCCTGATGAAACTCGAGCGGCAACAGTTGCTCGAGGTCGAGGGTGGAACGGTCGGCGAATGCATGCAGATCATGCGGCACGAGTGCGGCCACGCCGTGCAACACGCCTTCCAGTTGCATCGGCGGCGCGAGTGGCAGCGATTGTTCGGACGGTCGTCGACACCATATCCAGAGTCGTACCGCCCCAATCCCGCGAGCAAGAAATACGTCCAGCACCTCCGGCGCTGGTATGCACAGAGTCATCCAGACGAAGATTTTGCCGAAACATTCGCCGTCTGGCTCCGGCCGCGCAGCGATTGGCGCAAACGGTATGTGGGATGGCCAGCGCTGAAGAAACTCCAGTACGTGGACACGCTCATGCAGGAAATCGCCGATGTCACGCCCGCCATCCGCACACGCGCGCACATTGATTCAATCCGCTCCATGCCGCGCACGCTGTTCGAGCATTACACTTACCGCCGTGCGCTCTATTCGGTTGAGTACCCCAACACCTACGACGAAGACTTGCGCCGTCTCTTCTCGAATGCCCCGCGTCACCTCTCCTACGAGACCGCCGCAAGTTTCTTGCGGCGGCACCGTCGTGACATCCGACGCGTCGTGGCCAAATGGACCGGCGAGTATCAGTTCACACTCGACGCCGTCCTCGGCGACATGATCGGCCGCTGCCGCGAACTGCGCCTCCGCGCCGCTGGCCGCGATCGGCAACTGCTCATGGATTTCATGGTGCTGCTCACCGCGCGCACCATGGAATTCATTGCCAATCACGGTCGGCGCGACTGGATTGCCGTATGA
- a CDS encoding ATP-grasp domain-containing protein — protein sequence MKRLRVLTLMHPQLVPPDSLEGQSEKDINTWKTEFDVVQTLRGIGHDVRVLGVQYELLPIREQVETWEPHVVFNLLEEFHGEVLFDQNVVSYLELLKVSYTGCNPRGMILSRGKALSKKLLSYHRIRVPEFHVFPMGRKARRPPRLKFPVIIKSLTEHSSVGIAKASVVDTDEKLVERVRFIHERVHTDAIAEQFIEGRELYVSVMGNERLVAFPAWELVAEKKPENEPLIATARVKHDLEYQQRHGIDIRAAELTTEQAALLAHVSKRIYKTLELSGYARIDFRMTAEGHFYFLEANPNPEIAQREEFASAARAGGVEYPELLQRILSLGMKQRKVE from the coding sequence ATGAAACGACTCCGCGTACTCACGCTGATGCACCCGCAGCTCGTGCCGCCGGATTCACTCGAAGGGCAGAGCGAAAAGGACATCAACACCTGGAAAACGGAGTTCGATGTCGTGCAAACACTGCGCGGCATTGGCCACGACGTGCGCGTCCTTGGGGTGCAATACGAACTGCTCCCTATTCGCGAGCAGGTGGAAACGTGGGAACCGCACGTGGTGTTCAATCTGCTCGAAGAATTCCACGGCGAGGTGCTCTTCGACCAGAACGTCGTGAGCTATCTCGAACTGCTCAAGGTGTCGTACACCGGCTGCAACCCGCGCGGCATGATTCTCTCGCGGGGCAAGGCGCTCTCCAAGAAACTGCTCTCGTATCATCGTATTCGCGTCCCGGAGTTCCACGTCTTTCCCATGGGGCGAAAAGCACGCCGCCCCCCTCGACTCAAGTTTCCCGTCATCATCAAGTCGCTCACCGAGCATTCGTCAGTTGGCATCGCGAAAGCGTCGGTCGTGGACACTGATGAAAAACTCGTCGAGCGCGTGCGCTTTATTCACGAGCGCGTGCACACCGATGCCATCGCGGAGCAGTTCATCGAAGGACGCGAACTGTATGTGAGTGTGATGGGAAACGAGCGACTCGTCGCCTTCCCTGCGTGGGAGCTCGTCGCCGAAAAGAAGCCCGAGAACGAACCGCTCATCGCCACCGCGCGGGTTAAGCACGATCTCGAATACCAGCAGCGCCACGGCATCGACATTCGGGCAGCAGAGCTCACCACGGAGCAGGCCGCGCTTCTCGCGCACGTAAGTAAGCGCATCTACAAAACGCTCGAACTCTCAGGCTATGCGCGGATCGACTTTCGGATGACCGCAGAGGGCCATTTCTACTTTCTTGAGGCCAACCCGAACCCCGAAATCGCGCAACGCGAGGAGTTCGCCTCGGCCGCGCGAGCGGGTGGGGTCGAGTACCCGGAGCTACTGCAGCGCATCCTCAGTCTTGGAATGAAACAAAGAAAGGTCGAGTAG
- a CDS encoding carboxypeptidase-like regulatory domain-containing protein, with product MRRPVIRLPFAMGFLRHLAAPWPLAPWPLAPWPLAPWPLAPWPLAPWVLALCLSTLGGLGALGAPRAARADVRREVAADTIRGFVFDSLLHAPIADATVIASPGGEQVMTAKDGRYSLVSAQKIARLNVYHHLLERTGIGSLSVTVGPSASRAQFVISTPSFQTLWKTLCGAATIVEGRGGIVHGTARSSDNSTRVAGARVRVSWDVDETTLKNPTLPRVIETRTDKTGAYAACGVPPLADVYVVSYSPEFSSGTLLLAADSLPLRKQELVVGPPGQTAIVRGTARDQRSQPLGNVMVEVDGLPGSWTSDAQGRFALSAIPTGTRTILARALGYAPVIQQVDVLAKDNEDIAISMTRSTRLPNVTVNAVADKGPVVREYEERKKRGFGWFTDSLQFKNRADTRSIFQGAPGLQIDADNSRSLSEFKIYMPYTMGHCLANIYLDGFRSDAQMLSGLPKQQIAAVEVYMRPGEVPGKYLPFDSICGTVLVWTKQAFEPPPAKKAKKL from the coding sequence ATGCGCCGACCAGTAATTCGATTGCCGTTTGCGATGGGTTTCCTGCGCCACCTGGCTGCGCCATGGCCGCTCGCGCCATGGCCGCTCGCGCCATGGCCGCTCGCGCCATGGCCGCTCGCGCCATGGCCGCTCGCGCCATGGGTACTCGCGCTCTGCCTGAGCACGCTCGGCGGTTTGGGTGCGCTCGGGGCGCCCCGCGCCGCCCGTGCCGACGTGCGTCGGGAGGTCGCGGCTGACACGATCCGCGGATTTGTGTTCGATAGCCTATTGCACGCGCCGATTGCGGACGCGACGGTGATCGCCAGTCCCGGTGGCGAGCAGGTGATGACGGCCAAGGATGGTCGCTACTCGTTGGTCAGTGCACAGAAAATTGCGCGTCTCAATGTGTATCACCATCTCTTGGAGCGAACGGGGATCGGCAGTTTGTCGGTGACGGTCGGGCCGTCGGCGTCGCGCGCGCAGTTTGTGATTTCTACACCGTCGTTCCAGACGCTCTGGAAGACGCTGTGTGGTGCCGCGACGATTGTTGAGGGCCGTGGCGGTATTGTGCATGGCACAGCACGTTCGAGCGACAACAGCACACGGGTGGCAGGCGCACGCGTGCGTGTGAGCTGGGACGTAGACGAAACGACGCTCAAAAATCCCACACTTCCTCGGGTCATCGAAACACGCACCGACAAAACCGGTGCGTACGCGGCGTGCGGCGTGCCCCCGCTGGCTGACGTGTACGTGGTGAGCTACTCGCCGGAATTCAGTTCGGGGACCCTGTTGCTCGCGGCCGATTCACTCCCGCTACGGAAGCAGGAGCTGGTTGTTGGGCCACCCGGTCAGACGGCGATTGTCCGAGGAACGGCACGCGATCAGCGGAGCCAGCCGCTCGGCAACGTGATGGTGGAAGTGGACGGGCTGCCGGGATCGTGGACGTCCGATGCGCAGGGCCGATTTGCGTTGTCGGCGATTCCCACCGGGACGCGCACCATTCTGGCGCGCGCGCTCGGCTATGCGCCGGTCATCCAGCAGGTGGATGTGCTGGCGAAGGACAACGAGGACATCGCGATCAGCATGACGCGCTCTACCCGCTTGCCGAACGTGACGGTCAATGCGGTGGCCGATAAGGGTCCGGTGGTCCGCGAATACGAAGAACGCAAGAAGCGCGGATTCGGCTGGTTCACGGACTCCCTGCAGTTCAAGAACCGCGCGGACACGCGCTCCATCTTTCAGGGCGCTCCTGGGCTGCAAATCGACGCCGACAACAGCCGCTCGCTGAGCGAGTTCAAGATTTACATGCCGTACACGATGGGGCACTGCCTCGCGAACATTTATCTGGATGGCTTTCGCTCCGACGCACAGATGCTCTCTGGGCTACCGAAGCAGCAGATTGCCGCGGTGGAGGTCTATATGCGGCCCGGCGAGGTTCCAGGGAAATACCTCCCCTTTGACAGCATCTGCGGGACGGTTCTGGTCTGGACCAAGCAGGCGTTTGAGCCACCGCCAGCAAAGAAGGCAAAGAAGCTGTAA
- a CDS encoding prolyl oligopeptidase family serine peptidase — MTTSIMPARFLLTFTMLAVAGCATVAPPASTVGTGPAAAPTAASTAPAAASGARQGGTPPGTPGAPVARDRGTPRDRGFAGTMDSARARLLYVSNDPKDLPRANFDAAVVAKTRTDSIYAARFKGIAEFRKITYKSKADGMEIPAYLFVPLNHRGAKGHAAMIWVHGGVHGNWDENMLPFVKEAVERGYVIVTPDYRGSTGHGEQLHMAIDYGGNEVIDVLSALDFLKTQSYVDMDRIGMMGWSHGGFITALNAMTPGTPLKAAAAIVPVTNLLFRLSFKGPTYQRDYAAESTIRGLPFEKTDEYIKRSPLYHVEDLNIPLLVHVSTNDLDVNYVEDQQLVWKLRALKPELAETKIYVDPAGWGASVGHAFSRRVDRTTLERVDSPAQIDSWNRTWAFFDWLLRPYEDHSKPLPAVRTQP; from the coding sequence ATGACAACGTCGATCATGCCCGCCCGCTTCCTGTTGACCTTCACCATGCTCGCGGTGGCGGGGTGTGCGACGGTTGCACCGCCGGCGTCCACCGTCGGCACTGGGCCGGCCGCCGCGCCGACAGCGGCCAGCACCGCGCCAGCCGCCGCTTCCGGCGCGCGCCAGGGCGGTACGCCGCCCGGTACGCCCGGCGCACCCGTCGCGCGCGATCGCGGGACGCCACGGGACCGCGGATTTGCCGGCACCATGGACTCCGCGCGCGCACGGCTGCTTTATGTGAGCAACGATCCCAAAGACCTACCCCGCGCCAATTTTGACGCGGCGGTCGTAGCCAAGACGCGCACTGACAGCATCTACGCCGCGCGATTCAAGGGGATCGCGGAGTTCCGTAAGATCACATACAAGAGCAAGGCCGACGGGATGGAGATTCCGGCCTACCTCTTTGTGCCGCTCAATCATCGCGGAGCAAAAGGGCACGCGGCAATGATTTGGGTGCACGGTGGCGTGCATGGCAACTGGGACGAAAACATGCTGCCGTTTGTGAAAGAAGCAGTCGAGCGTGGCTATGTGATTGTGACACCGGATTATCGCGGCAGTACCGGGCACGGTGAGCAGCTCCATATGGCCATCGACTACGGTGGCAATGAAGTGATTGATGTGCTCTCGGCGCTCGATTTTCTGAAGACGCAATCGTATGTGGATATGGATCGCATTGGGATGATGGGGTGGAGCCACGGGGGCTTCATCACCGCCCTCAATGCGATGACACCAGGAACGCCACTGAAGGCGGCGGCGGCGATCGTGCCGGTCACGAACCTTTTGTTTCGGTTGTCGTTCAAGGGGCCGACGTACCAGCGCGACTACGCGGCGGAATCGACGATTCGCGGATTACCGTTCGAAAAAACGGACGAGTATATCAAACGGTCACCGCTGTACCACGTGGAAGATTTGAACATTCCGTTGCTGGTGCATGTGTCGACGAATGATCTTGACGTGAACTATGTGGAAGACCAGCAACTCGTCTGGAAACTCCGTGCCCTTAAACCGGAGTTGGCGGAAACGAAGATTTACGTTGATCCGGCGGGATGGGGGGCGAGTGTGGGACACGCCTTCAGTCGGCGGGTGGACCGTACGACGCTCGAGCGCGTGGATTCGCCGGCGCAGATTGACTCGTGGAACCGGACGTGGGCCTTCTTTGATTGGCTCCTGCGCCCATACGAAGACCACTCCAAGCCGCTACCAGCGGTGCGGACGCAGCCGTAA
- a CDS encoding ABC transporter permease, with protein sequence MHVSLFEIFGISIDALRANKMRSLLTMLGIVIGIAAVIAMVALGNGAQKAIKDRIARLGTTVLQINPQRVQQAGVASATTVKLTTKDVDMISARSPNVVAVNWQQDRSLQVVWKNRNTNVQITGTPPNFLAVRGFKIAAGRMFGNLEDVARRRVAVLGADVLPLLKIDDPETIIGEQIRIASRAFTVIGVLEGKGTTGFGDGDQQILIPFQTGRFEIFGTDRINDIWTLVGSEDSISAAMAEIQSAIRRSHKLRAGRPDDFSIRDQADLLATVGETTKTFTLLLAGIAAVSLLVGGIGIMNIMLVSVTERTREIGVRKALGATRNNILLQFLTEAVILCVLGGILGILAGTIGASQLSSAMGWETAVDVRSILIAFAFASGIGVAFGVWPARRASTLDPIEALRYE encoded by the coding sequence GTGCACGTTTCTCTGTTCGAAATCTTCGGCATCTCCATCGATGCCCTGCGCGCCAACAAAATGCGCTCGCTGCTGACCATGCTCGGCATTGTCATCGGCATTGCGGCGGTGATCGCTATGGTGGCACTTGGCAACGGTGCGCAGAAGGCGATTAAAGATCGCATTGCGCGTCTTGGCACCACCGTGCTGCAAATCAATCCGCAGCGGGTACAGCAAGCCGGGGTGGCCTCCGCCACAACCGTCAAGCTGACGACGAAAGACGTGGACATGATCAGCGCCCGGTCGCCCAACGTGGTCGCGGTCAACTGGCAGCAGGATCGGTCGCTGCAGGTGGTCTGGAAGAATCGCAACACCAACGTGCAGATCACGGGAACGCCACCGAACTTCTTGGCGGTGCGTGGTTTCAAAATCGCCGCTGGCCGCATGTTCGGGAATCTCGAGGATGTGGCGCGTCGCCGCGTCGCGGTGCTCGGTGCTGACGTTCTGCCACTCCTGAAGATTGACGACCCCGAAACCATCATCGGCGAACAGATTCGCATCGCGAGTCGCGCGTTCACCGTTATTGGCGTACTCGAGGGAAAAGGCACCACCGGCTTTGGCGACGGCGATCAGCAAATTCTCATTCCGTTTCAGACCGGTCGGTTCGAGATTTTTGGCACCGATCGGATCAACGACATCTGGACGTTAGTCGGCTCGGAAGATTCCATCAGTGCGGCGATGGCGGAAATTCAGTCCGCCATCCGGCGGTCGCATAAACTGCGCGCGGGACGGCCGGACGACTTTTCCATTCGCGATCAAGCCGACCTGCTCGCAACAGTCGGCGAGACCACCAAGACCTTCACGCTGCTGCTCGCTGGTATCGCTGCGGTGAGTCTTCTTGTTGGCGGCATCGGCATCATGAACATCATGCTCGTGTCGGTCACCGAGCGCACACGCGAAATCGGCGTGCGCAAAGCCCTTGGCGCCACCCGCAACAACATTCTGTTGCAGTTTCTCACGGAAGCGGTCATTCTCTGTGTGCTCGGCGGCATCCTTGGAATTCTCGCCGGCACCATAGGGGCGTCGCAGCTCAGCTCCGCCATGGGGTGGGAGACAGCCGTGGATGTGCGCTCCATCCTGATTGCCTTCGCGTTCGCGAGCGGCATTGGGGTCGCGTTCGGCGTGTGGCCCGCACGGCGCGCCTCCACGCTCGATCCTATTGAAGCGTTGCGATACGAGTAG
- a CDS encoding pitrilysin family protein, whose product MSLLRRLFATGMLALVPAIAGAQAKKLSVPFVLDTLPNGLTLIVHEDHSTPVVTTNVWFHVGSGDEKPGRTGFAHLFEHLMFMGSKNAEYPQFDRLLEAAGANNNGSTTEDRTNYYESGPSSSLPLMIWLEADRMGWLLPTMDKPKVDLQRDVVKNERRQSYENQPYGLVADFEPKLMYPATHPYSWPVIGSMADLSAASVDDVKAFFRQYYAPNNATLVVAGDVNAVEVKALVRKYFTEIPRGPNIERPAPTPFTVHDTVLTLEDRVQLPRLYLEWHTVKGWHGDDAALQIAATVLAGSRTARLTQALVYNGELATNVFARQDGKRLDGDFSIVATARPGKGLDTLRTVVDAEVRKLASDGPSARELEQAKNAIEANFLRSIESVGGKADQLNEYYYQTGKPDSFQADLDRYRNVTAADVQRVLKKYLQTNRVMISVVPQGKPELAAKKGVAQ is encoded by the coding sequence ATGTCCCTGCTACGACGTCTCTTCGCCACCGGTATGCTCGCCCTCGTGCCTGCCATCGCCGGCGCACAGGCCAAGAAACTGAGCGTACCCTTCGTCCTCGACACCCTCCCGAACGGGCTCACGCTCATCGTGCACGAGGACCACTCCACCCCGGTGGTCACCACCAATGTCTGGTTCCACGTCGGCTCTGGGGACGAAAAGCCGGGGCGCACAGGCTTTGCCCACCTGTTTGAGCACCTGATGTTCATGGGCTCCAAGAACGCGGAATACCCGCAGTTCGACCGCCTCCTCGAAGCGGCCGGAGCCAACAACAACGGGTCCACCACCGAAGACCGCACCAACTACTACGAAAGCGGTCCGAGCTCGTCGTTGCCCCTCATGATTTGGCTCGAAGCCGACCGCATGGGCTGGCTTCTGCCAACCATGGACAAGCCAAAAGTCGATCTGCAGCGCGACGTCGTAAAGAATGAACGCCGGCAAAGCTACGAAAACCAACCCTATGGTTTAGTCGCCGACTTCGAGCCCAAGCTCATGTATCCGGCCACGCATCCGTACAGCTGGCCCGTCATTGGATCCATGGCCGACCTCTCCGCCGCGTCGGTGGACGACGTCAAGGCATTTTTCCGTCAGTACTACGCGCCCAACAACGCTACGCTCGTGGTGGCCGGGGATGTGAACGCCGTCGAAGTCAAAGCGCTCGTCCGCAAGTATTTCACGGAGATTCCGCGCGGCCCCAATATCGAACGCCCCGCGCCGACGCCGTTCACGGTCCACGACACCGTGCTCACACTCGAAGACCGTGTGCAGCTTCCGCGTCTCTATCTGGAGTGGCACACCGTCAAGGGTTGGCACGGCGACGATGCCGCACTCCAGATCGCCGCTACAGTACTCGCGGGATCGCGCACCGCACGCCTCACCCAAGCGCTGGTGTACAACGGCGAACTCGCCACGAATGTCTTCGCCCGCCAAGACGGTAAACGTCTCGACGGTGATTTTTCGATCGTCGCCACCGCGCGGCCAGGCAAGGGACTCGACACCCTGCGAACGGTCGTGGACGCCGAAGTGCGAAAACTCGCCAGTGACGGCCCCTCCGCCCGCGAGCTCGAGCAAGCCAAGAACGCCATCGAAGCCAACTTCCTCCGCAGCATTGAATCCGTAGGCGGCAAGGCCGATCAGCTCAATGAGTACTACTACCAGACCGGCAAGCCCGATTCCTTCCAGGCCGATCTTGATCGCTACCGCAACGTGACGGCCGCTGACGTCCAGCGCGTCCTCAAGAAATATTTGCAAACCAATCGGGTGATGATTTCTGTCGTCCCGCAGGGAAAACCGGAACTCGCCGCGAAGAAGGGGGTGGCTCAGTGA